The region ATGAGCATTATGCTTTTACAGCAGAGAAAGGGCAATCGCCACTTCGTATAGATAAATATTTAATGAATTTTGTAGAAAATGCAACACGAAGTAAAATTCAAGCTGCAGCAAAATCGGGTAATATTTTTGTTAATGGCGTTCCAGTAAAATCTAATTACAAGGTTAAAGGAAACGATGTTATAAAGGTGCTTTTTGCACATCCACCCTACGAGAATCTTCTTGTAGGTGAAAACATTCCGATAGATATTGTTTACGAAGACGACGATTTATTGGTGGTAAATAAACCTGCAGGAATGGTTGTGCATCCTGGTCACGGAAATTATTCAGGAACTTTAATAAATGCCTTAATTTATCATTTTGATAATTTACCTGAAAATTCTTCTGGTCGTCCAGGTCTGGTTCACAGAATAGATAAAGATACTAGCGGTTTGTTGGTTGTAGCCAAAACGGAAGAAGCTATGGCACAATTATCTTTACAATTTGCAGAAAAAACGTCAGAACGTGAGTATGTCGCTATTGTCTGGGGAAATGTAGAAGACGAAGAAGGCACCGTAGAAGGCAATATTGGGCGTCACCCTAAAAACAGACTTCAAAATACTGTGTTTTTTGGAGACGATGAAGATAAAGGAAAACCTGCTGTAACACATTACAAAGTAATTGAACGTTTAGGGTATGTAACTTTGGTGTCTTGTAAATTAGAAACCGGACGCACACATCAAATTCGTGTGCATATGAAGCATATTGGGCATACTTTATTTAATGATGAACGTTATGGTGGAGAGAAGATTTTAAAGGGCACTACTTTTACTAAATACAAACAGTTTGTAGATAATTGCTTTAAAATTTTACCACGACAAGCGCTACATGCTAAAACGCTTGGTTTTGAGCATCCTCGCACCAAAGAATTCATGCGTTTTAATACAGATATTCCAGAAGATATGCAATTGTGCATTGAAAAATGGAGGCAATATGTAAAACATCAAGAGTTAGGTGAAGCATAAATATTTGTTATGCAACTATAAAAAGTAACAGTCTATACCTATATATATTTGTCCTTTTCAATTGTAAATTTGTGTGATTTTAATACTGAAATCAATATAGAAGTTAAATTGATATAATCCTACATATATGAAATTAGTAATATCCCCAGCAAAGTCTCTAGATTTAGAAAGTAAATTACCAACAGAAGCTTATACCGAAGCTCAATTTTTAAAACAAGCAGAGCGTCTAAATAAGGTGGTGAAAAAGAAATCTGCTAAGCAGTTGTCTGAATTAATGAAAATTTCGGATGCATTAGGGCAACTAAATTATCAGAGAAATCAAGAGTGGGAATTACCTTTTACTACAGATAATGCTAGACAAGCCATTTATGCATTTAATGGAGATGTGTACCGTGGACTGGATGCATATACTATTTCTGAAGATAAACTCGAGAAATTACAAAGTACGGTAAGAATTTTATCTGGATTATATGGTGTGTTAAAGCCTTTAGATTTAATTCAGGCTTATCGTCTAGAAATGGGTACTAAATTACCTGTAGGCACAGATAAAAATTTGTATGAGTTTTGGAAAAAAACAATAACAAATGCTCTTAATGAAGATTTAGAAGATGGCGAATTATTTTTAAATTTAGCTAGTAATGAGTATTTTAAAGCTGTAGATGTTAAAGCATTAAAAGTTCCCGTTATTACAGCAACTTTTAAGAATTTTAAAAATGGCGAATACAAGATGATTGCAACTTACGCAAAATTAGCTAGAGGCTTAATGGCGCGATATGTTGTAGATACTGATGCTAATAGTGTTGAAGATTTAAAAGGATTTAACTACGAAAAGTATAGATACGATGAGCAATTATCAACAAAAACAGAGTTGGTCTTTACAAGATAATAAACGGTCTGAGGCAGAACGTGAAGCGTTTAAACCTACAGGTAAAACCTCTAGAAAGCTATCTAAATTGTATGTTATTGTAGCTGTATTAATAACTTATTTAACCAGTTTAACATTAACCGTAGGATCCAAAAAAACCTTAGAAACCTGTCTGACCTCAGAGTTTTGTTTCAATTCTAAAGACAACGTTTTTCTTTATGCGTTGTATGTGTTTAGTACAATAGCAATTATTGGGGGTGTTATTTTTGTGGCTTATAAATTTGGAAAGCGTTTTGGTAATGCTATAAAACAGTAATTAACGTTTTATTGTTTGGTCTTTATCGATGTCTATTTTAATTTCTGGACGAACTTTTTTCTTAATACGCGGACGTTTAACACCATAAGATCCTCTGTTTATTTTTCCGCGTTTAGTTTTTTTATCTCCTTTTCCCATAGTTTTTCTTTTAAAATACTATTTTTAAAGTAAACCCCAAAATAAATGTTCAAGCACAAGCATCCATACCCTCCATTTATCCCTGAAAACACCACTAAACTAATTGTAGGCACCTTACCGCCTCCAAGGTTTTCTGTTGGGCAATTTAAACCTGGAGATGTTAATTTTTGCTATGGTAGTATTAATGGGCTTTTATGGCCTATTTTAAATACAATATTCGATTTAAATCTAAAATTTGAAACTACTGAAGAGGCAATACTTCAGCGTAAAAACTTTTTAAAATCTAGACATATCGGAATTTGTGATATTGTTGAAAGTGCAGAACGCGAAAAAATTGATGCCTCAGATCTTGGTATGCAAAATGTGGAGTTAAGAAATTTACTAAAATATTTAAAACAGCATCCTAAAATAGATACTTTACTCTTTACTGGTGGTAATAGTAAAAATGGACCAGAATATTTTTTTAGAAAGCATTTAAAAGCTAATAATTTGGCTTTAAAATTGAAGTGTAAAGATGTGCCAAAACTTCATACTTTTGAGTTTGAAGGACGCCTTATAAAAACAGTCTCTTTAACAGCGCCATCGGGCGCTGCTAATAGAGCTGTTGGCAGTATGACACAGTATAAACACATAAAACAGACTAATTCAAAGTTTACTACTTTTGATTTTCGTGTCATGCAGTACCGCCATTTTTTTTAAACTAATTATTAATAATAAAACGTTTAAATGTCGTCTCATTATTGGAATTACTCGCTTTTAAAATATAAGTACCTGCAGCAAAACTAGACACATTAATAGTAGTCTCGAGCCCTACTTGTAAGGGTTGAGATAATATTTTTTGACCTTGTATGTTATAAACTTCTATACGACTTAATTGTTGTTTTGTATCTAAAATATGAAGTTCTTTTTGAGCAGGATTTGGGAATACTTTTAAGGTTTTGGTAAGTGAATTTTCGGAAACCGAAAGTCTATCTTCGGTGCCATAAATACGCACTTCGGTTATACTTGTCCAAGCACTATTTTCGTTTCCATAACCTATAATTTGAACATAACGCGCAGTTGTGGCATTTAGAATAAAATTCTCGTATTCATCGGTAGTTCCTGAACTTTCTAATCGGTTTGTTAATGTGGTAAATTCGGTTCCGTTTTCGGAAACAGCTATTTCAAAATACGTTTTACGAGAGGTTCCGTTATGAAATGCAATTTTTAATAAGCT is a window of Formosa sediminum DNA encoding:
- a CDS encoding RluA family pseudouridine synthase; this translates as MSDYTPQNEEAEDELYEHYAFTAEKGQSPLRIDKYLMNFVENATRSKIQAAAKSGNIFVNGVPVKSNYKVKGNDVIKVLFAHPPYENLLVGENIPIDIVYEDDDLLVVNKPAGMVVHPGHGNYSGTLINALIYHFDNLPENSSGRPGLVHRIDKDTSGLLVVAKTEEAMAQLSLQFAEKTSEREYVAIVWGNVEDEEGTVEGNIGRHPKNRLQNTVFFGDDEDKGKPAVTHYKVIERLGYVTLVSCKLETGRTHQIRVHMKHIGHTLFNDERYGGEKILKGTTFTKYKQFVDNCFKILPRQALHAKTLGFEHPRTKEFMRFNTDIPEDMQLCIEKWRQYVKHQELGEA
- the yaaA gene encoding peroxide stress protein YaaA → MKLVISPAKSLDLESKLPTEAYTEAQFLKQAERLNKVVKKKSAKQLSELMKISDALGQLNYQRNQEWELPFTTDNARQAIYAFNGDVYRGLDAYTISEDKLEKLQSTVRILSGLYGVLKPLDLIQAYRLEMGTKLPVGTDKNLYEFWKKTITNALNEDLEDGELFLNLASNEYFKAVDVKALKVPVITATFKNFKNGEYKMIATYAKLARGLMARYVVDTDANSVEDLKGFNYEKYRYDEQLSTKTELVFTR
- a CDS encoding 30S ribosomal protein THX, which codes for MGKGDKKTKRGKINRGSYGVKRPRIKKKVRPEIKIDIDKDQTIKR
- a CDS encoding uracil-DNA glycosylase family protein; its protein translation is MFKHKHPYPPFIPENTTKLIVGTLPPPRFSVGQFKPGDVNFCYGSINGLLWPILNTIFDLNLKFETTEEAILQRKNFLKSRHIGICDIVESAEREKIDASDLGMQNVELRNLLKYLKQHPKIDTLLFTGGNSKNGPEYFFRKHLKANNLALKLKCKDVPKLHTFEFEGRLIKTVSLTAPSGAANRAVGSMTQYKHIKQTNSKFTTFDFRVMQYRHFF